In a single window of the Callithrix jacchus isolate 240 chromosome 1, calJac240_pri, whole genome shotgun sequence genome:
- the SEC14L2 gene encoding SEC14-like protein 2 isoform X2, giving the protein MLRKHVEFRKQKDIDNIISWQPPEVIQQYLSGGMCGYDLDGCPVWYDIIGPLDAKGLLFSASKQDLLRTKMRDCELLLQECARQTTKLGKKVETITMIYDCEGLGLKHLWKPAVEAYGEFLCMFEENYPETLRRLFVVKAPKLFPVAYNLIKPFLSEDTRKKIMVLGANWKEVLLKHISPDQVPVEYGGTMTDPDGNPKCKSKINYGGDIPKKYYVRDQLKQQYEHSVQISRGSSHQVEYEILFPGCVLRWQFMSDGADVGFGIFLKTKMGERQRAGEMTEVLPNQRYNSHLVPEDGTLTCSDPGICLTGSVTGQIFLGDAPTQRSQSQSWLGEHGIARCPAV; this is encoded by the exons ATGCTCCGGAAG CATGTGGAGTTCCGAAAGCAAAAGGACATTGACAACATCATTAGCTGGCAGCCTCCAGAG GTGATCCAACAGTATCTGTCAGGGGGCATGTGTGGCTATGACCTGGACGGCTGCCCAGTCTGGTATGACATAATTGGACCTCTGGATGCCAAGGGTCTGCTGTTCTCAGCCTCCAAACAGGATCTGCTCAGGACCAAGATGCGGGACTGTGAGCTGCTTTTGCAGGAGTGTGCCCGCCAGACTACAAAG TTGGGGAAGAAGGTGGAGACCATCACCATGATTTATGACTGTGAGGGGCTTGGCCTCAAGCACCTCTGGAAGCCTGCTGTGGAGGCCTATGGAGAG TTTCTCTGCATGTTTGAGGAAAATTATCCCGAAACACTGAGGCGTCTTTTTGTTGTTAAAG CCCCCAAACTGTTTCCTGTGGCCTATAACCTCATCAAACCCTTCCTGAGTGAGGACACCCGTAAGAAGATCATGGTCCTGGGAG CAAATTGGAAGGAGGTTTTACTGAAACATATCAGCCCTGACCAGGTGCCTGTGGAGTATGGGGGCACCATGACTGACCCTGATGGAAACCCCAAGTGCAAATCCAAG ATCAACTATGGGGGTGACATCCCCAAGAAGTATTATGTTCGAGACCAGCTGAAACAGCAGTATGAACACAGCGTGCAGATTTCCCGTGGCTCCTCCCACCAAGTGGAGTATGAGATCCTCTTTCCTGGCTGTGTTCTCAG GTGGCAGTTTATGTCAGATGGAGCAGATGTTGGTTTTGGGATTTTCCTGAAGACCAAGATGGGGGAGAGGCAGCGGGCAGGGGAGATGACAGAGGTACTGCCCAACCAGAGGTACAACTCCCATCTGGTCCCTGAAGATGGGACCCTCACCTGCAGTGATCCTGGCATCT GTCTAACTGGGTCTGTGACTGGCCAGATATTTCTTGGGGATGCTCCTACCCAGAGATCACAGAGCCAGAGCTGGCTGGGTGAGCATGGGATTGCAAG
- the SEC14L2 gene encoding SEC14-like protein 2 isoform X3 — protein MLRKHVEFRKQKDIDNIISWQPPEVIQQYLSGGMCGYDLDGCPVWYDIIGPLDAKGLLFSASKQDLLRTKMRDCELLLQECARQTTKLGKKVETITMIYDCEGLGLKHLWKPAVEAYGEFLCMFEENYPETLRRLFVVKAPKLFPVAYNLIKPFLSEDTRKKIMVLGANWKEVLLKHISPDQVPVEYGGTMTDPDGNPKCKSKINYGGDIPKKYYVRDQLKQQYEHSVQISRGSSHQVEYEILFPGCVLRWQFMSDGADVGFGIFLKTKMGERQRAGEMTEVLPNQRYNSHLVPEDGTLTCSDPGIYVLRFDNTYSFIHAKKSWELEFRKANSQ, from the exons ATGCTCCGGAAG CATGTGGAGTTCCGAAAGCAAAAGGACATTGACAACATCATTAGCTGGCAGCCTCCAGAG GTGATCCAACAGTATCTGTCAGGGGGCATGTGTGGCTATGACCTGGACGGCTGCCCAGTCTGGTATGACATAATTGGACCTCTGGATGCCAAGGGTCTGCTGTTCTCAGCCTCCAAACAGGATCTGCTCAGGACCAAGATGCGGGACTGTGAGCTGCTTTTGCAGGAGTGTGCCCGCCAGACTACAAAG TTGGGGAAGAAGGTGGAGACCATCACCATGATTTATGACTGTGAGGGGCTTGGCCTCAAGCACCTCTGGAAGCCTGCTGTGGAGGCCTATGGAGAG TTTCTCTGCATGTTTGAGGAAAATTATCCCGAAACACTGAGGCGTCTTTTTGTTGTTAAAG CCCCCAAACTGTTTCCTGTGGCCTATAACCTCATCAAACCCTTCCTGAGTGAGGACACCCGTAAGAAGATCATGGTCCTGGGAG CAAATTGGAAGGAGGTTTTACTGAAACATATCAGCCCTGACCAGGTGCCTGTGGAGTATGGGGGCACCATGACTGACCCTGATGGAAACCCCAAGTGCAAATCCAAG ATCAACTATGGGGGTGACATCCCCAAGAAGTATTATGTTCGAGACCAGCTGAAACAGCAGTATGAACACAGCGTGCAGATTTCCCGTGGCTCCTCCCACCAAGTGGAGTATGAGATCCTCTTTCCTGGCTGTGTTCTCAG GTGGCAGTTTATGTCAGATGGAGCAGATGTTGGTTTTGGGATTTTCCTGAAGACCAAGATGGGGGAGAGGCAGCGGGCAGGGGAGATGACAGAGGTACTGCCCAACCAGAGGTACAACTCCCATCTGGTCCCTGAAGATGGGACCCTCACCTGCAGTGATCCTGGCATCT